A stretch of DNA from Prinia subflava isolate CZ2003 ecotype Zambia chromosome 9, Cam_Psub_1.2, whole genome shotgun sequence:
AGCCCAGGCTTGTGCCATGCTGGATAAAGGAAGCACAACCACTCCTCTCCTGACCTTACTGAGCTCTGTGACTAAGTCACTCAACTGTGAAATGTCCAATATTAAATGGGGGAGGGAGTGATAAAATGCCATCATCATAGAAATCAGGTTTTATAGCTAAGAAGCCATATTTAGCAGGACCTTTTCAAGGTATTGCCAATACTATTGACAAAGCATTTGGCAAAATGCCTTGTAGAATAAAACTGGGAAACTAGTCTTAAAATCAATAGAATTTCTGAACTTTCTACAGCAATGTAGTTACCCAAGAGATAATATAAACTAAGTTATCTTCAAAAACCTTCATGATGAATAAAAATGCTCATTTGTGAAAAGGCAGAAGGTAGAAGAGACTGAATGATTCTCAGTGATACTCTTCCTCCTACTCCCTCCTTCTGCCAAGATTTAGTAATAGAAGTtaattagatttaaaaataaaatattaaccTTAATGACTTGGCTGTCTGATTTATCTGGATCTTCTGCAGATTGAACAATTAACTGTCCAATTTCTTTGTGAAGTTTTCCCATTGTCATTGCCTCTGTgtaagaaacaaacaaaacaccacacatCACATTTTTGTGATATATAGAAATACATATGAATAACACACCAAACTGAGAAATCTTTTCATGACTGCCATTTGAAATCTGTTGGTAAAGGCAATAATCTTGTATCAACAGCTAGCCCCTCTGAAGTGGCCCAAAGCAGTGATAAGGAGCAGCAAGATGATAAGCAACACACAaggttttctttcaaataatcCCCAGCCTTCAAGTCTTTAAGTATTTAGTGCCATTCCAGTTTTTCTAAAAACTCATGTAATATCTCTCCATTCAGCTGAAAGCCTCTTCCATGTCTAACATGGATGAAATCTCAATTGTTTATTTCTTAGAAAACAAAGCACATCTTTCCAAATTCCAACATTAACCAGTCTTCCAGGGTGGCAATAAAATGAAGACAGAAACTTACATATTGACTTTTCAAAACCTGGAAGAAAGAAAGATCAAGATTGTTTAACCTACAGCAAGGTTTAGCAATTACTGCCACCCCTGGAATAAACTGCCTCCCAATCCAAAATACAAACAGCAACCAACCTTTTACTACAGGTGAAACTGTAATCTCACTGTCTGCCAAATTCACATACACATCATAGAGGTCTGATCTGCTGCTCACTTCAGAGTCTGTAAATCCAGCGATGTAACCTAGAGCACGGAATTCAGCAAGGTTAGGATCttcataaataaaaccaaaaatcacaGTCCTAAAGTCTGTTCTGAGTATTTGACACAATACCCATTGGACCTAGGAGGTTGCTCTCTTGATATTATCATTCAACAAGTGTTCAGCAGATGCTTCATTTCCAAGGAGCTTAAAAAACAACTTCTAAAACTACCATGAGCACAGATTAACTGTTAACACTACAGCAATATCACCAAGTTATCAATCTGAAATGTTAAACTCTCTTCCTACCTTCCTACTAAAATTACTCATTTGCAACTTTGTCATTACAAAAATCTCCACTCTGGAGCCTCTTGTCACGAAGTCAGTATTAGACTGGAACAGAGAATAAACCCAGCAGATTTTCTTATTTATAGCATATCAGATGAGCAAACCTGGAGCAGTTTTCTCCATGGAAGATGCTTGGTGAGCTGTAGAAAGGCTGAAGATGAGTAGTATCTTTGCTCATATTCTGTATAAAGAAGCCTCTTAATGGCCACATGATGAGTCACAGGAACCTCTGCATAAAGCAAGGGCCTGTTCCTGGATTGTGCATTAAGcactgtgcacacacagcactgggTCACACAGACCAAACTCCTACAGGTAAAGTTTACCTGTGCTTAGGAGCCTCAGATTTACTGACACCAGGACAGAAATCTGGGACTTCAGAGTTAGGAATTCAAAAAAACACATTCCATTACTAGTGATGTGTAGAAGCtgggaaaaaatgcagcttaTTTAAGTGAGCTGCTTCTCTACAACAGGAAAACTTTCAATCCCTTCAATCAAAGCATCAAAAAAGTCTCAAGGCTGCTTTGCATCTGTCATTAGGGATAGACTGATATTGACCCACCCAAAGCCACCAGATTAACTAATTATCTTCCCACATACTTGTTTAGTTTATTTgccttttccaaagaaaattatgtttaaatttGATCAACAGCATTAATacaaaataacctttttttccctccgAAGTTCCCTGGTGCAAAACTTTGCAGCAACAGAAGCTGAAATTGAATTTTCctggtatttttctttaataaattaTCACTACCTGTGCAGGCTTTTAAGGCTTCCAGTTCCTCCTCATTTAGATGCACGTATGAATGGAGAATTGACCAGTCTTGTCGATGCCACACTAAAGCTGGCAAAGTCCTAGGGAGATTAGGGTGCAACTTGAGACACAGTAGAGTTTTACTTACACTAACTAAAGCTTCACAGTAAAAACTGCATgccatgaaaaaatacaattatcACTAGGTCTCATTTGGGGgggtatatatatatgtatatgaacTGTAGAGACTTCTACTATCAGTGCAGAGTTTATCACTCATTACACCATTAAACTTTTCTGAGTTGAGCAACATATAGCTAAACCTTAAGAAGGATTCAGCAGAATTTCTATGAACAGGTTtaagatagattttttttttccttaaaatacaGGCTTTTTTGTCAATGAAGGTTCAAAATTGTTTGGATTTCTGGAAGTGGGTGGGACGGAAGGAAGGAATTGATAAAATACCTGGTAAATTCCTGGATAGCCTCTATTCTAGGATGGTAAACTACAATTCTCTTCTTTAACATCAGTGCAGTATATAAAATAACTGTTTCCATTCCAAACTGAGACACTATATCTAGAAAAGAGGGGAAAGTATGTTATAGAAGATATATATATGCTGATATTATCATGTTTTTGAAGAAGCTTAATAGTAacagcagaggtgacagtgtCAGCACAGTTTACTTGAAGCATACGTGAAAACAATATTTTGGGCTGtaagaaagaaatcagaataGAGACTCTGGCAGAGATTAACCTTTGATGGAGCCAGCAAGGTAAGCCTTCCGAGCATCAAAGTCCTTGCTGAGGAAGGAtccattttcttcactttgGCAGATGCCCTTTGTAAGGACTGCAATGTAACTCTCCATCATTTTAACTGGACTTCCATGCTTTAAGTAGATTCTGTGTGAAAAGAAGAAACTCTGGTATTTTAACTGCATTCAGTGCACcaaaatatatatgaaaaattaaaaaattaaacatcagTATAAAAATAGCAATATTGCTGGCAATAACTCCTATTCTGGACACCTGGTTCAGGTTTTAAACACTAAACTGGAAGTCTTCCAGCATGCACACAAACACGTCTGtcttttagaaattaaaataaccctgtgcttttatttcagctttctaTTTTATGAATGAACCAACATGGACTAAGATAGATGCACACCCCAAAGGTGTAGGCAGGTGTCCAGACAAAGGATTCTTTGCAGACTTGGAAAGTGTCTGCTTAATGAAAAAGCACCTACCACAGTAACTCCTGTTACTACATGCAGACTATGACTAGAtagcttttaatattttatccAAGTCTCTTTTGCCATTCTTCCCTCCTCTTTGCTAagtgatgaaagaaaaatataaacaggTCCTTGATACTcattaaaaacccaaaatgaCACAGAAGAAGCAGACACTGAGAGAACCCATGCACTGTCAGCTGTCTTCCAGGAAGCAGAGAGACACTGTAACCTATTTTACACGTTAAGATATTTCAGGAATAGCACTGAAGTTGTCAGCTAGACATTTTCCATGTTAGCTATAGCACAGAGCTACATCACATTTGAAACTCAATTATTATCATGCTTAGAAGAATCCATTCTAGATCTGAAAGGAAGTATTAGCTGGTAAGTCAGCAGAAATGTGACACACAGTGAAACTAAGTACTTCATGTAtcaccaaaaaagaacaaatctcAGTTTTTCAGTACCCTGCAGAAATGGTAAGCCTGAAGGTATTCCCAATTCTACATTATATATAGTAAGTCCCAAGAGCACATAACCTCAGAGTTGCATCCAATTAGCAGCAAAATCTCAGGGAATACTCTTGGTATCAAGAACGGGGACCAAACTAATtcagaaactgaaggaaaagcaaaataagcagcagagagagagcaaGAGAATGGGGACATGAagggaaatgagaaaacagGACAAGGAAATGAGAAGAGGTTTTCTGGTTGGAAGAGGGCTCTCACTTCCCTCtagcaaaagcaaaaacatccctgggtgctgtgcttagctcagaggagcagcaaGCAGCATTTACAAAGATGTTGTGGAGGGATACAAGTCATTTAAGTCCAGCACTGACATCTTCCCAAACatttacacttttaaaaaatatattcttagaGAAAATTAGTGTGAGGGTGGTGATGTTGTGTGTCTGgagaacacacacacattaaAACCCAATGAACATCTGACATTCACTCAACACTTTCTGAACATGACAAGCTCAAATCAAGGATTTTTATCACCTGATTTCATTTGTAGGACTGAGTTTCCAGCAATTTGTTTGAATAAATGCAACACAATGAATTCAACCTTTTGCTTTGGCAAGATCTAAGCATGCACACAGCAGTACCTCAGGCCAGCTTTTATACACACCTACAGAGGATCCTGGTGAAGGCTGCATATTTCTCTGGGTTGAAGTCTTTGGCCGTCAGGACAATGGAGAAGTGGGTCACCTGCACatgacacaggcacagaaacacacagagctcagtaAAGACCCCACACAAACTGTCCTGCTCACTTTACTGTCAAGGCTCCAAGCTCCTAACTGCAGGAATGGCCTGGACAGAGGACTTCAGATGTGACTCAGCTCTAGTACAGACTATCTTTTGCTTCACCTACACACAAGTGTTGCTCTCCTCTAATCTCATGAGGCtattaaaaaacagaaaggcatttttcttccccacagcagggaggaaacTTCCAGAATTTGTTGCCAAAGGAGGCGGGGAGGCAGACAGCATCAACATATTTagaaagagacaggaaaaaacccacagcgGGCCCACAAACAGAACTACTCCGACTTCCTCAATCAAATGATTAAGGGCTGGGACAGTACAAGACTGAAAGTCTGCAGACAATGACCAGGCTCACGTGTCCTCCTGAAATAGCATCTCCCACTGCAACTACTGAAAGCACTGtgacatttaattttattttagttcatAGGAAATATAAATTGGAGCGAGGAAAGGCAAGCAGCATTCTGCTGTGGGCATCCAAAATTACCACATTATCTTTCTACTTAACAACATAGCACGAAACATGAAAATTGAACAGACTTAACCAGCAGTTTAATGATTTTCATAACAGGGAAAAGATAGAGGATACAACTGTATTTGCTGTCTTCTAGTAATCAATGCAGTGGAAAAGAAGTACCTACATAACTTGATCGTTTGGGGGAAAAAGGCAGCAAGTTCTAAAGGAACAAGACTCTGCACAGTATGAAACAACCTTTGTAGAGAGAAAAGAATGCTGAACTTGAAATGCCAATTAACTAGAAACAGCAGCATGAAATAGCATTTGTATGTTAACACAAAGAATTGGGTAATGAATATCTCAGTTATTCTGCAATTCCATGTCTGGGTGACAAACGAAACATAGACAGGCTGGacacctgcacagagctgttATCTGTGAGCTTGaatcccttttcttccccacGTTTCTCTCCATGGGAAAACACTGCTAAATCCACAGAGGAAGCTCTGCAGAAGCCCTCCCTACATCCTACTGAAAACCCCTGCCAAGCCATACCTTTTTCAAGGCTGGAGAATCTTGAACTTCTACCGTTGTGATGTAGAACCAAGACCTTTTATACTGGCCGAATACAAACGTATGAAGCAATTTGTTTTCATCTGTAAGGCAGCACTTTCGCAGCAACAGAGTCCTCAGTTCAGGTGTGATGGACGGATAGCACCAAACCCACAAAGCATCTCCGTTGGTGTCTTTTTCTATGGTGGAAAGATGGTCACTGTGAGAATGCCAAACAGCAGCAAGGAAGTAAATTGATGGGTTAATCAGGTTTGTTTCCTGGAATCAGATTAAAATTCCACCTTACCCTGACCCTAGACATCCAGTTCTGCCCCTACGGTTTAAGCCTTAAGGTAGGAATTATGATACAggcttcatttttaaaatattaataaatctCCATTCTTGACCTGCTTCACGAGGTCAGAGAAGCACCAAGTTTGAACGCACATCCAACATGAGCACGGTATTGAGGAACAAGCACCGGGACCAGCTGATTTACGATTTTCTCTATTTCTGATTTCGCAACACAAGCCTCGGAAGCCGCGAATTTCAGACACTTCGGCCGAGTTGTGCACGGCTTAGCTCTGCAACAGGCGGGGCCGGCATccccggcaccgcccgggcCCGCGGCCTCAGCGCGGCGGGCCCCGGTACCGCggcaccgcccccggcccggcccggctcccccGGCCCTCACCGATCAGCCCCACGGCCCGCAGCAGCTGCGCCTCCGGCTCTGCCATCTTCGCTCCGCCGCCTTCCGCCCGCCCGGGCCCGCTCCGCCCTcacggccccgctccgcccgcccggcccgccccccCGCCATTTACTGagcgctccccgcccgcccgctGCCTGCGCTGCCTCCGCCGGGAGCCGCCCGCCTCTTCTCCGGCGGTAGCGGGGGAGAAATGGCCTGGGGAAAATGGGTCTGTTTTGTGGTCTGCGTGACAGAATCCCTGGGTGGttggagttggaagggaccgTGGAGCTCAGCCAGTGCAGGTGCCCGGAGCACGGCACTCAGGAGCGTGTCCAGGCGGCTTTTGGAGATTTACAGtgagggaggctgcagggccgCCGTGGGCAGTCCAGTGCGCGATCACTGCACAACACAGTTCTTCCTCGTATACAGGTGGAATTCCATGtgtttctgcctgttgcctcttgtcCCGCTGCTGGACACCAccgagcagagcctggt
This window harbors:
- the DENND10 gene encoding DENN domain-containing protein 10, encoding MAEPEAQLLRAVGLIEKDTNGDALWVWCYPSITPELRTLLLRKCCLTDENKLLHTFVFGQYKRSWFYITTVEVQDSPALKKVTHFSIVLTAKDFNPEKYAAFTRILCRIYLKHGSPVKMMESYIAVLTKGICQSEENGSFLSKDFDARKAYLAGSIKDIVSQFGMETVILYTALMLKKRIVVYHPRIEAIQEFTRTLPALVWHRQDWSILHSYVHLNEEELEALKACTGYIAGFTDSEVSSRSDLYDVYVNLADSEITVSPVVKEAMTMGKLHKEIGQLIVQSAEDPDKSDSQVIKDISLKTKEILATLASLTEVSDGNEKPTLNAEALKQKRFPPATENFLFHLAAAEQMLKI